From Enterococcus wangshanyuanii, the proteins below share one genomic window:
- a CDS encoding O-acetylhomoserine aminocarboxypropyltransferase/cysteine synthase family protein translates to MTNQNYHFETIQIHGGHTPDKDTNSRAVPIYQTTSYTFDDTQDAAEKFALSKAGNIYTRITNPTTAVLEDRLNELEGGVGAVAVASGTAAITYAIQNLASSGDHIVSASTLYGGTFNLFAHTLPEFGITTTFVDPDELANFEEAIKENTKAIFVETIGNPSTNVADIEAIADIAHKHELPLIVDNTFATAYLNRPFDFGADIVVYSATKFIGGHGVALGGVVIDSGKFNWANGKFPKLVDPDPSYHGLSYTKDVGAAAFITRLRVSLLRDTGAAISPFNSFLLILGLETLSLRLERHVENAQKVAEFLVKHPKVDWVNYPGLPDNKYHTLAEKYLPKGAGSIFTFGVKGGAEAGKNLINHVELFSLLANVGDAKSLIIHPASTTHSQLSEEELKVSGTSPELIRLSIGIENVEDILSDLEQALAKI, encoded by the coding sequence ATGACAAACCAAAACTATCACTTTGAAACCATCCAAATTCACGGAGGACATACCCCCGATAAAGACACGAACTCTAGAGCGGTACCAATTTATCAAACAACCTCCTATACATTTGATGATACGCAAGATGCAGCAGAAAAATTTGCCTTATCAAAAGCTGGCAATATCTATACACGGATCACCAATCCGACGACGGCTGTATTAGAAGATCGGTTGAATGAATTAGAAGGTGGTGTGGGGGCTGTAGCTGTTGCGTCAGGAACAGCAGCAATCACTTATGCCATTCAAAACCTTGCCAGCAGCGGTGATCATATTGTCTCTGCTTCAACTCTTTATGGTGGAACCTTCAATTTGTTTGCCCATACGTTACCTGAATTTGGCATCACAACAACTTTTGTTGATCCAGATGAATTGGCTAATTTTGAGGAAGCGATCAAAGAAAATACGAAAGCGATTTTTGTTGAAACGATCGGAAATCCTAGTACGAATGTTGCAGACATTGAAGCAATCGCAGATATTGCTCACAAGCACGAGTTACCACTGATCGTCGATAATACCTTTGCTACCGCTTATCTAAATCGTCCGTTTGATTTCGGTGCAGATATCGTCGTTTATTCGGCAACGAAATTCATTGGTGGACATGGTGTTGCTTTAGGCGGTGTGGTGATCGATTCCGGAAAATTCAATTGGGCGAATGGAAAATTTCCTAAATTGGTCGATCCTGATCCAAGTTATCATGGCTTGTCTTATACTAAGGATGTTGGTGCAGCAGCTTTTATTACTCGTTTACGCGTGTCATTACTAAGAGATACAGGAGCCGCAATTTCGCCATTCAATAGTTTCTTGCTGATTTTAGGCTTAGAAACACTTTCCTTGAGATTAGAACGTCATGTAGAAAATGCTCAAAAAGTCGCGGAATTCTTAGTGAAACATCCGAAAGTCGATTGGGTCAACTATCCTGGATTGCCTGATAATAAATATCATACCTTAGCTGAAAAGTATTTGCCGAAAGGAGCGGGATCGATTTTTACATTTGGTGTCAAAGGCGGAGCAGAAGCTGGGAAAAACTTGATCAATCATGTGGAACTATTTTCTTTATTGGCAAATGTCGGTGATGCAAAATCATTGATCATCCATCCAGCATCAACCACACATTCCCAATTAAGCGAAGAAGAACTGAAGGTCTCAGGAACTTCTCCAGAATTGATTCGCTTATCGATCGGTATCGAGAATGTTGAGGATATTCTATCAGACTTAGAACAAGCTTTAGCGAAAATCTAA
- a CDS encoding 2-isopropylmalate synthase, protein MKQIQFFDTTLRDGEQTPGVNFNTKEKVQIAKQLEKWGIDTIEAGFPIASVGDFEAVKAIAENVEKMTVAGLARCQKADIDRAHEALQHAKHPQIHVFLATSPVHMEYKLKMTPDEVISSIKEHVSYAKTKFDKVQFSPEDATRTEKDFLLKAVQTAIDAGATIINVPDTVGYSNPSEYGALFKFLIENIQSDQEIIFSSHCHDDLGMATANALAAIENGARRVEGTVNGIGERAGNTALEEVALALYIRKDFYQAESMITLNETKRTSDLVSRLSGVAVPRNKAIIGANAYAHESGIHQDGVLKNPDTYEIITPSLVGVNENSLPLGKLSGRHAFAAKMETLGYQLTDDELKDAFKRFKSLADKKKQVTEDDLIALMVGQSQESNDTYRLERVQLQYVSDGSQGAIVSIDTGEEAKTESAIGSGSIQAIYNSIDKIFGQKPDLKEYYIKSVTGGEDAQAEVHVTLADQENTHYNGIGIDFDVLQASAKAYVKASEQFQKEVGKA, encoded by the coding sequence ATGAAACAGATTCAATTCTTCGACACAACACTACGGGATGGCGAACAAACGCCAGGTGTAAATTTCAACACAAAAGAAAAAGTCCAAATTGCTAAACAATTAGAAAAATGGGGAATAGATACGATCGAAGCCGGCTTTCCGATCGCTTCTGTGGGTGATTTTGAAGCTGTCAAAGCCATTGCAGAAAATGTAGAAAAAATGACGGTTGCGGGGTTAGCTCGTTGTCAAAAAGCGGATATCGACCGCGCTCATGAAGCCCTTCAACATGCTAAGCATCCGCAAATCCATGTATTTTTAGCGACAAGCCCTGTTCATATGGAATATAAGCTGAAAATGACACCAGATGAAGTGATCAGTTCAATCAAAGAACATGTCAGTTATGCCAAAACCAAGTTTGACAAAGTTCAATTTTCTCCGGAAGATGCCACACGAACAGAAAAGGACTTCCTATTAAAAGCAGTTCAAACAGCGATCGATGCTGGTGCGACGATCATCAATGTTCCTGATACAGTTGGTTACTCTAATCCTTCCGAATACGGCGCGTTGTTCAAGTTTTTGATCGAGAATATCCAAAGTGATCAAGAAATCATTTTTTCTTCCCATTGTCATGATGACTTAGGAATGGCGACAGCCAATGCACTTGCTGCGATCGAAAATGGCGCACGTCGTGTAGAAGGAACAGTGAACGGCATTGGTGAACGTGCAGGAAATACTGCGCTTGAAGAAGTAGCTTTGGCTTTGTATATCAGAAAAGACTTTTATCAGGCAGAAAGCATGATCACATTAAATGAAACGAAACGTACCAGTGATTTGGTCAGCCGTTTATCTGGTGTAGCTGTACCCAGAAATAAAGCGATTATCGGAGCGAATGCCTATGCACACGAATCAGGGATTCATCAGGATGGTGTGCTAAAAAATCCTGATACGTATGAAATCATCACCCCATCATTGGTTGGCGTCAATGAAAACTCATTGCCGCTTGGTAAGTTATCTGGGCGTCATGCCTTTGCCGCTAAAATGGAGACATTAGGTTACCAGCTAACAGATGATGAACTAAAAGATGCCTTCAAACGATTTAAATCACTTGCTGATAAAAAGAAACAAGTAACAGAAGATGACCTCATTGCGTTGATGGTCGGTCAAAGCCAAGAATCAAATGACACTTATCGGTTGGAGCGAGTACAGTTGCAATACGTTTCTGACGGTAGTCAAGGGGCAATTGTTTCCATCGATACAGGGGAAGAAGCAAAAACAGAATCGGCGATCGGCTCAGGGAGTATTCAAGCGATCTATAATTCGATCGATAAAATCTTCGGCCAAAAACCAGATTTAAAAGAATATTACATTAAATCAGTCACAGGCGGGGAAGATGCTCAAGCAGAAGTCCACGTGACCTTAGCCGATCAAGAAAACACACATTATAACGGCATCGGTATCGATTTTGACGTACTGCAAGCATCGGCAAAAGCGTATGTCAAAGCAAGTGAACAATTTCAAAAAGAAGTGGGGAAAGCCTAA
- the leuB gene encoding 3-isopropylmalate dehydrogenase — MSKKIIALPGDGIGAEIMDSALTILEEIMVQENLEFDIERFAFGGAGIDQKGDPLPEETLEACKKADAILLGAIGGPKWDNVPKRPEQGLLALRKALGLFANIRPISVPDAVVHLSPLKEENVRGVDFVVVRELTGGIYFGEKQLGDTEASDLCTYSKAEIQRIIRKAFEIARTRNKKVTSVDKANVLSTSKLWRQTAEEVAAEFPDCTLEHQLVDSAAMVMIQRPKQFDVIVTENLFGDILSDEASVIPGSLGMMPSASHSETGPSLYEPIHGSAPDIANQNKANPMSMILSAAMMLRQSFGLERSALKIEAACDRVMNQGILTTDLGGKATTTEFTEAVLTELRGA, encoded by the coding sequence ATGAGTAAAAAAATCATTGCCTTGCCGGGAGACGGCATTGGTGCAGAAATCATGGATAGTGCGTTAACGATTTTAGAGGAGATCATGGTTCAAGAGAACTTAGAATTTGATATCGAGCGTTTTGCTTTTGGCGGCGCTGGAATCGATCAAAAAGGAGATCCTCTGCCTGAAGAAACGCTGGAAGCCTGTAAAAAAGCAGATGCGATTTTGCTTGGTGCGATCGGCGGACCGAAATGGGACAACGTTCCAAAACGTCCAGAACAAGGGCTATTGGCATTAAGAAAAGCGTTAGGACTATTTGCCAATATTCGTCCAATTTCTGTGCCGGATGCAGTGGTTCATTTATCTCCATTAAAAGAAGAAAATGTTCGCGGCGTCGACTTTGTTGTCGTACGTGAGTTGACAGGCGGTATCTATTTTGGCGAAAAACAATTAGGTGACACAGAAGCATCAGATCTTTGTACTTATTCAAAGGCAGAGATCCAAAGAATCATCCGCAAAGCGTTTGAAATCGCTCGTACAAGAAATAAAAAAGTAACTTCTGTTGATAAAGCCAATGTACTATCTACCAGTAAATTGTGGCGTCAAACAGCGGAAGAAGTGGCAGCAGAATTTCCGGATTGCACGTTGGAGCATCAGCTTGTCGACTCTGCGGCGATGGTCATGATCCAAAGACCAAAACAATTTGATGTGATCGTGACAGAGAATCTGTTTGGCGATATTTTAAGTGATGAAGCGTCAGTCATCCCTGGTTCACTAGGAATGATGCCAAGTGCTAGTCATAGTGAAACGGGTCCTTCATTATATGAACCGATTCACGGATCAGCGCCAGATATTGCCAATCAAAATAAAGCCAATCCGATGTCGATGATTTTATCTGCGGCGATGATGCTTCGTCAGTCATTTGGGTTAGAACGATCAGCGCTAAAAATCGAAGCTGCTTGTGACCGTGTCATGAATCAAGGGATTTTAACAACAGATCTTGGCGGTAAAGCGACTACGACTGAATTTACAGAAGCGGTATTAACAGAATTGAGAGGTGCTTAA
- the leuC gene encoding 3-isopropylmalate dehydratase large subunit — MGKTLFDKLWEQHVVSGKEGEPQLLYINLHLIHEVTSPQAFEGLREAGRKVRRPDRTFATMDHNVPTKDIFNITDLVAKKQIEALQKNCDEFDITLCDNGSDRQGIVHMIGPETGLTQPGKTIVCGDSHTATHGAFGALAFGIGTSEVEHVFATQCIWQNKPKSMGVKITGKLAKGVYAKDIILALIAKYGVDFGVGYAVEFYGETIESLTMEERMTICNMAIEGGAKMGMMAPDEKTFEYVRGREYAPEDMEAAIADWKKLPSDPDAVYDVDLELNADELVPYITWGTNPEMGIPVTGTFPEIKDMNDERAYNYMDLKPGQRPSDIEIGYVFIGSCTNGRLSDLEEAARIVKGKKVKEGITAIVVPGSRPVRKAAEKIGLDKIFTEAGFEWREPGCSMCLGMNPDQVPAGVHCASTSNRNFEGRQGKGARTHLCSPAMAATAALEGTFVDIRKELGA; from the coding sequence ATGGGAAAAACACTATTTGATAAGCTTTGGGAACAACATGTGGTCAGCGGGAAAGAAGGCGAACCGCAGCTGCTTTATATCAATCTTCATTTGATTCACGAAGTGACGTCGCCGCAAGCATTTGAAGGATTGAGAGAAGCGGGGCGGAAAGTCCGTCGACCAGATCGCACATTTGCTACGATGGATCATAATGTTCCAACAAAAGATATCTTCAATATCACAGACCTAGTAGCAAAAAAACAAATCGAAGCACTTCAAAAAAACTGTGACGAATTCGACATCACACTATGTGATAACGGCAGCGACCGTCAAGGGATCGTTCATATGATTGGTCCGGAAACTGGCTTGACTCAGCCGGGAAAAACGATCGTTTGTGGTGATTCTCATACCGCAACACACGGTGCTTTTGGTGCATTAGCTTTTGGGATCGGGACAAGTGAAGTCGAACATGTTTTTGCCACACAATGTATTTGGCAAAATAAGCCCAAATCGATGGGCGTGAAAATCACAGGAAAATTAGCAAAAGGCGTGTATGCAAAAGATATCATCCTAGCGTTGATCGCAAAATACGGAGTTGATTTCGGTGTCGGCTATGCTGTTGAATTCTATGGCGAAACGATCGAAAGCCTGACAATGGAAGAACGAATGACGATTTGTAACATGGCGATCGAAGGTGGTGCGAAAATGGGGATGATGGCGCCGGATGAAAAAACCTTTGAGTACGTGCGCGGTAGAGAATATGCGCCGGAAGATATGGAAGCAGCGATCGCGGATTGGAAAAAACTGCCAAGCGATCCTGATGCTGTGTACGATGTGGATCTAGAATTGAATGCAGATGAACTTGTGCCATATATTACTTGGGGCACAAACCCGGAAATGGGCATTCCAGTTACAGGGACTTTCCCAGAAATCAAAGATATGAATGATGAACGTGCTTATAATTATATGGATCTTAAACCGGGACAACGCCCATCTGATATTGAGATCGGCTATGTGTTTATCGGATCTTGTACGAATGGTCGATTATCTGATTTGGAAGAGGCTGCTCGAATCGTCAAAGGTAAAAAAGTCAAAGAGGGGATCACAGCAATCGTGGTACCAGGGTCCAGACCTGTTCGAAAAGCGGCAGAAAAAATCGGTTTGGATAAAATTTTCACAGAAGCCGGCTTTGAATGGCGTGAACCAGGCTGTTCAATGTGTTTGGGCATGAATCCTGATCAAGTACCAGCAGGTGTTCACTGTGCTTCCACTTCAAACCGAAACTTTGAAGGCCGTCAAGGAAAAGGGGCTAGAACGCATCTTTGCAGCCCCGCAATGGCCGCAACAGCTGCACTTGAAGGAACATTTGTCGATATTCGAAAGGAGCTTGGTGCATAA
- the leuD gene encoding 3-isopropylmalate dehydratase small subunit, producing MEAFTQHTGTTVPLMNDNIDTDQIIPKSFLKRIEKTGFGEFLFDEWRYLPDRTPNPDFTLNEPQYKEATILISGDNFGSGSSREHAAWALADYGFRAIVAGSFSDIFYMNATKNGLLPIVLKRKELTALAQLKADETITIDLPNQQVIAPNATYTFEIDGTWKHKLVNGLDDIAISLGHADEITAYEAKIPAYWQ from the coding sequence ATGGAGGCATTTACACAACATACAGGAACCACGGTTCCGCTGATGAATGATAATATCGATACAGATCAGATCATTCCAAAATCATTTCTGAAACGCATCGAAAAAACAGGATTTGGGGAATTTCTATTTGATGAATGGCGTTATTTGCCAGATCGTACACCAAATCCTGACTTTACCTTAAACGAGCCGCAATATAAAGAAGCAACGATTCTGATCTCCGGCGATAACTTTGGCTCAGGATCATCCCGAGAACACGCGGCTTGGGCATTAGCAGATTATGGTTTTAGAGCGATCGTCGCCGGAAGCTTTAGCGATATCTTTTATATGAATGCGACTAAAAACGGCTTACTGCCGATCGTTTTAAAGCGGAAAGAATTAACAGCTTTGGCACAGCTGAAAGCAGATGAAACGATCACGATCGATCTGCCAAACCAGCAAGTCATAGCACCTAATGCGACGTATACATTTGAGATCGATGGCACATGGAAGCACAAGCTGGTGAATGGCTTGGATGATATCGCCATTAGCTTGGGCCATGCTGACGAAATCACGGCTTATGAAGCGAAAATTCCTGCTTATTGGCAGTAA
- a CDS encoding class I SAM-dependent methyltransferase codes for MDWDAKKYNTTHDFIFKYGAGLLELLPKEPKRVIDIGSGTGELTKQIAALGHSVTGIERSEAMITQATNKFPELSFIKGDILDPVTGFDSYDIAFSNAVFHWIPDQDRLLQNIHQLLVDGGELICEFGAVGNVQAIRDAFREELAAYEISLEEPFCFTSSEDYQKLLEKNHFDRIEILEYERPTPLKEGAFGLRQWMEQFYPNELAELTLEQKEIVLENMDQKLKPVLWKEDHWEADYRRLRIHAVKRAEKRSK; via the coding sequence ATGGACTGGGATGCAAAAAAATACAATACCACACATGATTTTATCTTTAAATATGGTGCTGGTTTATTAGAATTATTACCTAAGGAGCCAAAACGAGTGATCGATATTGGCAGCGGTACAGGAGAATTGACTAAGCAAATTGCTGCATTAGGTCACAGCGTAACAGGCATTGAACGATCCGAAGCAATGATCACACAAGCGACGAATAAATTTCCAGAGTTGTCATTTATAAAGGGAGATATTTTAGATCCTGTGACAGGATTTGACTCTTATGACATTGCTTTTTCAAACGCTGTTTTTCATTGGATTCCAGATCAAGATCGTTTGCTTCAAAATATTCATCAGCTATTGGTTGATGGTGGTGAGTTGATTTGTGAATTTGGTGCGGTTGGCAATGTTCAAGCCATTCGAGATGCTTTTCGTGAAGAGTTAGCTGCGTATGAGATTTCTTTAGAGGAACCGTTTTGCTTTACTTCATCCGAAGACTATCAAAAATTACTTGAAAAAAACCATTTTGATCGCATCGAAATTTTAGAATATGAGCGACCGACACCATTAAAAGAAGGTGCTTTTGGGTTACGTCAATGGATGGAACAATTTTATCCGAACGAGTTAGCAGAACTGACCCTAGAACAAAAAGAAATAGTTCTCGAAAACATGGATCAGAAGTTAAAACCTGTTTTATGGAAAGAAGATCATTGGGAAGCCGATTACCGCAGATTGAGGATCCACGCAGTTAAACGAGCAGAAAAAAGAAGCAAATAA
- a CDS encoding TIGR04197 family type VII secretion effector, translating into MSNIKSDSGVAQAIATSIASSLGSLNQGSSITKDTQTTVSGNSNAQQAITQMTTFNTSLVQAVTQASNNIRSVAAEFEAVDQKISQISTNQMLQ; encoded by the coding sequence ATGTCAAATATCAAAAGTGATTCAGGCGTAGCACAAGCCATTGCTACATCCATTGCATCGTCTTTGGGCTCTTTAAATCAAGGCTCGTCCATTACCAAAGATACGCAAACAACAGTATCGGGAAATAGTAACGCACAACAAGCAATCACACAGATGACAACATTTAACACATCGCTCGTTCAAGCAGTGACTCAAGCAAGCAACAATATTCGTTCGGTAGCTGCTGAATTTGAAGCGGTTGACCAAAAAATCTCTCAAATTTCAACGAATCAAATGCTGCAGTAA
- a CDS encoding DUF3958 family protein, with protein sequence MSKLEEIQLEKTKIEREKDEIEALQRNMNQTAENYEEYFFYQKQLFSDLQEEFAQSQTGMLYQEMSEEINWQNGGIQDFLEDQQQEIKKQARALEDKQEELYWQELKSKEEMEDAHEY encoded by the coding sequence GTGTCTAAACTTGAAGAAATCCAGTTAGAAAAAACAAAAATCGAACGTGAAAAAGATGAGATCGAAGCTTTACAACGAAACATGAATCAAACGGCAGAAAATTATGAAGAATACTTTTTCTATCAAAAGCAACTATTCAGTGACTTACAAGAAGAGTTTGCTCAAAGTCAAACAGGGATGCTTTATCAAGAGATGTCAGAGGAAATCAACTGGCAAAACGGAGGAATCCAAGACTTTTTAGAAGATCAACAGCAAGAAATAAAAAAACAAGCAAGAGCGCTAGAAGATAAACAAGAAGAATTATACTGGCAAGAGCTAAAATCAAAGGAAGAAATGGAGGATGCACATGAGTATTGA
- a CDS encoding DUF443 family protein translates to MKVYESTNKRYKLVEMNAKYYLLDLDSNKFCWFLPMLVWLFPFKAIEIDKVRFDELITNKKAGYGVVQIVILSIVIGRPSTWLINTFFQNYVTISGVRLGTFYLFVVLALLISYRAINAIFNKRRMYKNIGNSREGILIRIKKESITSYYKRNSAIAFLIIYLAIFASGYFSIFYSFDMIVIFIICVLFSLFLNRGYIYPYGSNFSVQE, encoded by the coding sequence ATGAAAGTTTATGAATCAACGAATAAGAGATATAAACTAGTAGAAATGAACGCCAAATATTATTTGTTAGATTTGGATAGTAATAAATTCTGTTGGTTCTTGCCAATGCTTGTGTGGCTATTCCCTTTTAAAGCAATAGAAATCGATAAAGTAAGGTTTGACGAGTTAATAACAAATAAAAAAGCAGGCTATGGTGTTGTTCAGATTGTAATACTTTCTATAGTTATTGGAAGACCATCCACATGGTTAATAAACACGTTTTTTCAAAACTATGTAACAATTTCAGGAGTTAGATTAGGAACTTTTTATTTGTTTGTAGTTTTAGCACTTCTAATAAGTTATCGTGCAATTAATGCCATTTTTAACAAACGTAGAATGTATAAAAATATTGGAAATTCGAGGGAAGGAATACTTATCCGTATAAAGAAGGAAAGTATAACGAGTTATTACAAGAGAAATAGCGCAATTGCATTTTTAATAATCTATTTAGCTATTTTTGCTTCTGGCTACTTTAGTATATTCTATTCATTTGATATGATTGTAATTTTTATTATTTGTGTGTTGTTTTCTCTATTTCTTAATCGAGGGTATATTTATCCTTATGGAAGTAATTTTTCTGTACAAGAGTAA